One stretch of Streptomyces hygroscopicus DNA includes these proteins:
- a CDS encoding transcription-repair coupling factor has product MSLTGLLDVVVKDPALAEAVHGAADGHRPHVDLVGPPAARPFAIAALARSAGRPVLAVTATGREAEDLAAALRSLLPPDGVVEYPSWETLPHERLSPRSDTVGRRLAVLRRLAHPRQDDPAAGPVSVVVAPVRSVLQPQVKGLGDLEPVSLRAGGTADLEEIVDGLAAAAYSRVELVEKRGEFAVRGGILDVFPPTEEHPLRIEFWGDDIEEIRYFKVADQRSLEVAEHGLWAPPCRELLLTDQVRERAAALAEAHPELGELLGKIAEGIAVEGMESLAPVLVDDMELLLDVLPKGSMTVVCDPERVRTRAADLVATSQEFLQASWAATAGGGEAPIDVGAASLWGIADVRDRARELGMMWWSVSPFAADEELTQTLAADAAGDTVKLGMHATESYRGDTARALADTKGWLADGWRTVYVTEGHGPASRTVEVLGGEGIAARLDGDLTEIKPSVVHVSCGSIDYGFVDPVLKLAVLTETDLSGQKAAGKDGARMPARRRKTIDPLTLEAGDFIVHEQHGVGRYIEMVQRTVQGATREYLVVEYAPAKRGQPGDRLFVPTDQLEQVTKYVGGEAPTLHRLGGADWTKTKARAKKAVKEIAADLIKLYSARMAAPGHAFGADTPWQRELEDAFPYAETPDQLTTIAEVKEDMEKSVPMDRLICGDVGYGKTEIAVRAAFKAVQDGKQVAVLVPTTLLVQQHFGTFGERYGQFPVNVRALSRFQTDTEAKAVLEGLKDGAVDIVIGTHRLFSSETKFKDLGLVIVDEEQRFGVEHKEQLKKLRANVDVLTMSATPIPRTLEMAVTGIREMSTITTPPEERHPVLTFVGPYEQKQIGAAIRRELLREGQVFYIHNRVESIDRATAKLREIVPEARIATAHGQMSETALEQVVVDFWEKKFDVLVSTTIVESGIDISNANTLIVERGDNFGLSQLHQLRGRVGRGRDRGYAYFLYPPEKPLTETAHERLATIAQHTEMGAGMYVAMKDLEIRGAGNLLGGEQSGHIAGVGFDLYVRMVGEAVADYRAAIEGGEEEEAPLEVKIELPVDAHVPHDYAPGERLRLQAYRAIASATSEDDIRAVREELTDRYGKLPEPVENLLLVAGLRLLARACGVTDITLQGSNIRFSPVELRESQELRLKRLYQRSVIKPATKQVLVPRPSTARIGGKPLVGRELLAWTGEFLTTILGS; this is encoded by the coding sequence ATGAGCCTCACCGGTCTGCTCGACGTCGTCGTCAAGGACCCCGCGCTCGCCGAGGCGGTGCACGGCGCCGCCGACGGGCATCGTCCCCACGTCGATCTGGTCGGCCCGCCGGCCGCCCGCCCGTTCGCCATCGCCGCGCTGGCGCGCTCCGCGGGCCGCCCCGTGCTCGCGGTGACCGCCACCGGCCGGGAGGCGGAGGACCTGGCGGCCGCGCTGCGCTCGCTCCTCCCGCCGGATGGGGTGGTGGAGTACCCGTCCTGGGAGACGCTGCCGCATGAGCGGCTCTCCCCGCGCTCGGACACCGTCGGGCGGCGCCTCGCGGTGCTGCGCAGGCTGGCCCATCCGCGCCAGGACGATCCGGCGGCCGGTCCGGTCTCGGTCGTCGTCGCGCCCGTGCGGTCCGTGCTGCAGCCGCAGGTCAAGGGGCTGGGGGACCTGGAGCCGGTGAGCCTGCGGGCCGGCGGGACCGCCGATCTGGAGGAGATCGTGGACGGGCTCGCCGCCGCCGCGTACTCCCGGGTGGAGCTGGTCGAGAAGCGCGGCGAGTTCGCCGTGCGCGGCGGCATCCTGGACGTCTTCCCGCCGACCGAGGAGCATCCGCTCCGGATCGAGTTCTGGGGCGACGACATCGAGGAGATCCGCTACTTCAAGGTGGCCGACCAGCGCTCCCTGGAAGTCGCCGAGCACGGCCTGTGGGCCCCGCCCTGCCGGGAGCTGCTGCTGACCGACCAGGTGCGGGAGCGGGCCGCGGCCCTCGCCGAGGCCCATCCCGAGCTGGGCGAGCTGCTCGGCAAGATCGCCGAGGGGATCGCGGTCGAGGGCATGGAGTCCCTGGCCCCCGTCCTGGTGGACGACATGGAGCTGCTGCTGGACGTCCTCCCGAAGGGCAGCATGACGGTCGTCTGCGATCCGGAGCGGGTGCGCACCCGGGCGGCGGATCTGGTGGCCACCAGCCAGGAGTTCCTGCAGGCGTCCTGGGCGGCCACGGCCGGGGGCGGAGAGGCCCCGATCGACGTCGGCGCGGCCTCCCTGTGGGGCATCGCGGACGTCCGCGACCGGGCCCGTGAGCTGGGCATGATGTGGTGGTCGGTGAGCCCGTTCGCGGCCGACGAGGAGCTCACGCAGACACTTGCCGCTGACGCGGCGGGCGACACCGTCAAGCTGGGCATGCACGCCACCGAGAGCTACCGCGGCGACACCGCCCGGGCGCTGGCCGACACCAAGGGCTGGCTCGCCGACGGCTGGCGCACCGTCTATGTGACCGAGGGCCACGGCCCCGCCTCCCGCACCGTCGAGGTGCTCGGCGGCGAGGGGATCGCGGCCCGGCTGGACGGCGACCTCACCGAGATCAAGCCGTCCGTGGTGCATGTGTCCTGCGGCTCGATCGACTACGGCTTCGTCGACCCGGTCCTGAAGCTGGCCGTGCTGACCGAGACGGATCTGTCCGGGCAGAAGGCCGCGGGCAAGGACGGGGCGCGGATGCCCGCGCGCCGCCGTAAGACCATCGATCCGCTCACCCTCGAAGCGGGCGACTTCATCGTCCATGAGCAGCACGGCGTGGGCCGCTACATCGAGATGGTGCAGCGCACCGTCCAGGGCGCCACCCGCGAGTATCTGGTGGTGGAGTACGCCCCGGCCAAGCGCGGCCAGCCCGGCGACCGGCTCTTCGTCCCCACCGACCAGCTCGAGCAGGTCACCAAGTACGTGGGCGGTGAGGCGCCGACCCTGCACCGGCTCGGCGGGGCCGACTGGACCAAGACCAAGGCGCGCGCCAAGAAGGCCGTCAAGGAGATCGCCGCCGACCTGATCAAGCTCTACTCCGCCCGGATGGCGGCGCCCGGCCATGCCTTCGGCGCGGACACACCCTGGCAGCGCGAGCTGGAGGACGCCTTCCCGTACGCGGAGACCCCCGATCAGCTCACCACCATCGCCGAGGTCAAGGAGGACATGGAGAAGTCGGTTCCGATGGACCGGCTGATCTGCGGCGACGTCGGCTACGGCAAGACCGAGATCGCGGTCCGCGCGGCCTTCAAGGCGGTCCAGGACGGCAAGCAGGTCGCGGTGCTGGTGCCCACGACCCTGCTGGTGCAGCAGCACTTCGGCACCTTCGGCGAGCGGTACGGCCAGTTCCCCGTCAACGTCAGGGCGCTCTCCCGCTTCCAGACCGACACCGAGGCCAAGGCGGTGCTGGAGGGGCTGAAGGACGGCGCGGTCGACATCGTCATCGGCACCCACCGGCTCTTCTCCTCCGAGACCAAGTTCAAGGACCTGGGCTTGGTCATCGTGGACGAGGAGCAGCGCTTCGGCGTCGAGCACAAGGAGCAGCTGAAGAAGCTCCGCGCCAATGTGGACGTGCTGACCATGTCCGCCACCCCCATTCCGCGCACCCTGGAGATGGCGGTCACCGGCATCCGCGAGATGTCCACGATCACCACCCCGCCGGAGGAGCGCCACCCGGTGCTGACCTTCGTCGGGCCGTACGAGCAGAAGCAGATCGGCGCGGCGATCCGGCGTGAGCTGCTCCGCGAGGGCCAGGTCTTCTACATCCACAACCGGGTGGAGTCCATCGACCGGGCCACGGCGAAGCTGCGCGAGATCGTCCCCGAGGCGCGGATCGCCACCGCTCACGGCCAGATGTCGGAGACCGCCCTGGAGCAGGTCGTGGTCGACTTCTGGGAGAAGAAGTTCGATGTGCTGGTCTCCACGACGATCGTCGAGTCCGGTATCGACATCTCCAACGCCAACACCCTGATCGTCGAGCGCGGCGACAACTTCGGCCTCTCCCAGCTCCACCAGCTCCGCGGCCGGGTCGGCCGCGGGCGCGACCGCGGTTACGCGTACTTCCTCTACCCGCCCGAGAAGCCGCTCACCGAGACCGCCCATGAGCGGCTGGCCACGATCGCCCAGCACACCGAGATGGGCGCGGGCATGTATGTGGCGATGAAGGACCTGGAGATCCGCGGCGCGGGCAATCTGCTCGGCGGCGAGCAGTCCGGCCATATCGCGGGCGTCGGCTTCGACCTCTACGTCCGGATGGTGGGCGAGGCCGTCGCCGACTACCGGGCCGCGATCGAGGGCGGTGAGGAGGAGGAAGCGCCGCTGGAGGTCAAGATCGAGCTGCCGGTCGACGCGCACGTCCCGCACGACTACGCCCCCGGCGAGCGCCTGCGCCTCCAGGCGTACCGCGCCATCGCCTCCGCCACCAGCGAGGACGACATCCGCGCCGTCCGCGAGGAGCTCACCGACCGCTACGGCAAGCTCCCCGAACCGGTGGAGAACCTCCTCCTGGTCGCCGGCCTGCGCCTGCTGGCCCGCGCCTGCGGCGTCACCGACATCACCCTCCAGGGCTCCAATATCCGCTTCTCCCCGGTGGAGCTCCGCGAATCCCAGGAACTGCGCCTCAAGCGCCTCTACCAGCGCTCGGTGATCAAGCCGGCGACCAAGCAGGTCCTGGTCCCCCGCCCCTCGACCGCCCGAATCGGCGGAAAGCCGCTGGTGGGGCGGGAACTGCTGGCATGGACGGGGGAGTTCCTGACCACGATCCTGGGGTCGTGA
- a CDS encoding gas vesicle protein GVPa, producing the protein MTRAARDAAPAKAAWEAAPADIARKEAPAWGATPAEALGPLGVPLVDLLDRVLATGVVVTGDLVIAIAEVPLVRLSLHALLSSVNERVPAPWTDSGPL; encoded by the coding sequence ATGACCAGGGCCGCCAGGGACGCCGCCCCGGCCAAAGCGGCATGGGAAGCGGCCCCCGCCGATATCGCCCGCAAAGAGGCCCCCGCGTGGGGAGCCACCCCCGCCGAGGCCCTCGGACCGCTCGGCGTCCCCCTCGTGGACCTCCTCGACCGGGTGCTCGCCACCGGCGTCGTGGTCACCGGCGATCTGGTCATCGCGATCGCCGAGGTCCCCCTCGTCCGCCTCTCCCTGCACGCGCTCCTCTCCTCGGTCAACGAGCGGGTCCCGGCCCCGTGGACCGACAGCGGCCCGCTATGA
- a CDS encoding gas vesicle protein codes for MTAPRSVYVYGVVRATHAVPPGRTGVGERPAPVRTLRAGALAAVLSDAPARLRAKRRDLLAHQDLAMALAVAGPVLPMRFGMIAPDEESVRQQLLSSQNDCLAALERVDGRVEMNLKALPTEADLGTLVREDPEVSRLRTAARRAPGYEASVRLGEAVARGLGRRAAAAAAAVLAELSAVADAKVHGPQVEGCVLNVSFLLDRREERRFHGVVERFAAGHRDRVELRLTGPLPCYSFAEGRA; via the coding sequence ATGACCGCGCCCCGGAGCGTGTACGTCTACGGCGTCGTCCGCGCCACCCACGCGGTGCCGCCCGGCCGCACCGGAGTGGGCGAGCGGCCCGCCCCGGTCCGCACCCTCCGGGCCGGCGCGCTGGCCGCGGTGCTCAGCGACGCTCCGGCCCGGCTGCGCGCCAAGCGGCGCGACCTCCTCGCCCATCAGGACCTCGCCATGGCGCTGGCGGTGGCCGGGCCGGTGCTGCCGATGCGCTTCGGGATGATCGCCCCCGACGAGGAGTCGGTGCGGCAGCAGTTGCTGTCGTCCCAGAACGACTGCCTGGCCGCGCTCGAACGCGTCGACGGGCGGGTCGAGATGAACCTCAAGGCGCTGCCCACCGAGGCCGACCTGGGCACGCTGGTACGGGAGGACCCCGAGGTGAGCCGGTTGCGCACCGCCGCCCGCAGGGCCCCGGGGTACGAGGCCAGCGTGCGGCTCGGCGAGGCCGTGGCGCGCGGCCTGGGGCGCAGAGCGGCCGCCGCCGCGGCCGCGGTGCTCGCGGAGCTCTCCGCCGTGGCGGACGCCAAGGTGCACGGCCCGCAGGTCGAGGGATGCGTGCTCAACGTCTCGTTCCTGCTGGACCGGCGCGAGGAGCGGCGGTTCCACGGCGTGGTGGAGCGCTTCGCCGCCGGCCACCGCGACCGGGTCGAGCTGCGGCTCACCGGACCGCTGCCCTGCTACAGCTTCGCGGAAGGCCGGGCCTGA
- a CDS encoding gas vesicle protein translates to MTPPEAPTLTYAFAVCRGGALTALAALPGLGTGAPIRTLAAGPLTAVVQDVPAAGFGEEAMRQRLSDRDELERCARAHHTVITAASALAPTVPLPLATLYLDDGRAREALGERETSLLTALDRITGRAEWGVKVYAPTGPPPAPETAPEAAPADGPAPGPASGRAYLDRVRTRQRSREQHHTLTLRAAERVDTAVRSLAVAARRLRPHGVEVTGKHRTHVLNAAYLLDLGRERELRAALASLRRDETDVQIELSGPWAPYSFADGGIADERPTSGRMSP, encoded by the coding sequence ATGACCCCGCCCGAGGCCCCCACCCTCACCTACGCCTTCGCGGTCTGCCGCGGCGGCGCCCTCACGGCGTTGGCCGCGCTCCCAGGGCTCGGCACCGGCGCCCCCATCCGTACGCTCGCGGCGGGCCCGCTCACCGCCGTGGTCCAGGACGTGCCCGCCGCCGGGTTCGGCGAGGAGGCGATGCGGCAGCGGCTGTCCGACCGCGATGAGCTGGAGCGCTGCGCCCGCGCCCACCACACGGTGATCACGGCGGCGTCGGCGCTCGCCCCCACCGTTCCGCTGCCGCTGGCCACCCTCTATCTCGACGACGGCCGGGCCCGCGAGGCCCTGGGAGAGCGGGAGACGTCCCTCCTGACCGCACTGGACCGGATCACGGGCCGGGCCGAATGGGGCGTCAAGGTCTACGCCCCGACGGGACCGCCGCCCGCCCCGGAAACCGCCCCGGAAGCCGCCCCGGCGGACGGCCCGGCGCCCGGCCCCGCCAGCGGCCGGGCCTATCTGGACCGCGTCCGCACCCGGCAGCGGAGCCGCGAACAGCACCACACCCTGACGCTGCGAGCCGCCGAGCGGGTGGACACCGCCGTCCGGAGCCTCGCCGTGGCCGCACGCCGGCTGCGCCCGCACGGCGTCGAGGTGACCGGGAAGCACCGTACCCATGTGCTGAACGCGGCCTACCTCCTCGACCTGGGCCGGGAGCGCGAACTGCGCGCCGCCCTCGCGTCGTTGCGCCGCGACGAGACGGACGTCCAGATCGAGCTCTCCGGTCCATGGGCGCCCTACTCCTTCGCCGACGGAGGAATCGCCGACGAAAGACCCACCAGCGGAAGGATGTCCCCATGA
- a CDS encoding gas vesicle protein, which translates to MPTGTYTEEVVCVQRTGTLYDVLELILDRGMVIDVFIRVSLVGIEILKIDARIVVASVDTYLRFAEACNRLDLEFDRSSTTVPELLGGVAGGGGSPAGRMATGLGKKKAKKAVKGVGEKVKHAVGVGDDEDEEEWEEQEEQESRPRRRTTAGGGARRRSASSEED; encoded by the coding sequence ATGCCCACTGGCACATACACGGAAGAGGTCGTCTGCGTCCAGCGGACCGGCACTCTCTACGACGTCCTGGAACTCATCCTCGACCGGGGCATGGTGATCGACGTCTTCATCCGGGTCTCCCTCGTCGGCATCGAGATCCTGAAGATCGACGCCCGCATCGTGGTCGCCAGCGTGGACACCTACCTCCGCTTCGCCGAAGCCTGCAACCGCTTGGACCTCGAATTCGACCGCAGCAGCACGACCGTTCCCGAACTGCTGGGCGGGGTCGCGGGCGGCGGCGGGAGTCCGGCCGGGCGGATGGCCACCGGCCTCGGCAAGAAGAAGGCCAAGAAGGCGGTGAAAGGCGTGGGAGAGAAGGTCAAGCACGCCGTCGGGGTCGGCGACGACGAGGACGAAGAGGAGTGGGAGGAGCAGGAGGAGCAGGAGAGCCGCCCCCGGCGGCGCACCACCGCCGGGGGCGGCGCCCGCCGCCGTTCCGCTTCTTCCGAGGAGGACTGA
- a CDS encoding gas vesicle protein, protein MGLLSQVVLFPLAPVRGVVWVAERVRDVAEEELCHPSVLRARLAALNEALESGAIGSEEFDREEDRLLDLLERSGSRSPGERARVSRHD, encoded by the coding sequence ATGGGGCTGCTGAGCCAGGTCGTCCTCTTCCCGCTGGCGCCGGTGCGGGGGGTGGTGTGGGTCGCGGAGCGCGTGCGGGACGTCGCGGAGGAGGAGCTGTGCCATCCATCGGTGCTGCGCGCCCGGCTCGCGGCGCTGAACGAGGCCCTGGAGTCGGGGGCGATCGGCTCCGAGGAGTTCGACCGGGAGGAGGACCGGCTGCTGGACCTGCTGGAGCGGTCAGGCAGCCGAAGCCCAGGAGAAAGGGCAAGGGTGAGCCGCCATGACTGA
- a CDS encoding gas vesicle protein GVPa, whose amino-acid sequence MTDRDLVYPPSVTSDRHPSDLAEILERVLDKGIVIAGDIKIDLLDIELLTIRLRLFISSVDTARKAGIDWWETDPALSSRAAKDALAQENAELRERLHALESRMDSDEQLSAVGATAAEEGADT is encoded by the coding sequence ATGACTGACCGCGACCTGGTGTACCCCCCTTCCGTGACCAGCGACCGGCACCCCTCCGACCTCGCCGAGATCCTGGAACGCGTCCTGGACAAGGGCATCGTGATCGCCGGAGACATCAAGATCGACCTGCTGGACATCGAACTGCTCACCATCCGGCTGCGGTTGTTCATCTCCTCCGTGGACACCGCCCGCAAGGCCGGAATCGACTGGTGGGAAACCGACCCCGCCCTCTCCTCGCGCGCCGCGAAGGACGCCCTCGCCCAGGAGAACGCGGAACTGCGCGAACGGCTCCACGCCCTGGAATCACGCATGGATTCCGATGAGCAACTGAGCGCGGTCGGCGCCACCGCCGCGGAGGAAGGCGCGGACACATGA
- a CDS encoding gas vesicle protein: MHMAERETRPSPTRTSPRSRPPRPAEAARHACDQLASLIVHEPEGVSGVTRHEDGWVVSVDVLEVARIPDTTSLLATYEVRVDQRGELQEYRRVRRYRRGAADDC, encoded by the coding sequence ATGCACATGGCAGAGCGAGAGACGCGCCCATCGCCCACCAGGACGAGCCCCCGGTCCCGGCCGCCCAGACCGGCCGAGGCCGCCCGGCACGCGTGCGACCAGCTCGCCTCACTGATCGTCCATGAGCCCGAGGGCGTCAGCGGGGTGACCCGCCACGAGGACGGCTGGGTCGTCAGCGTGGACGTCCTCGAGGTCGCCCGGATCCCCGACACCACCAGCCTGCTGGCCACCTACGAGGTGCGCGTCGACCAGCGGGGCGAACTCCAGGAATACCGGAGGGTCCGCCGCTACCGGCGCGGTGCGGCCGACGACTGCTGA